The proteins below come from a single Halothiobacillus neapolitanus c2 genomic window:
- a CDS encoding VTT domain-containing protein, which produces MISSSNSVVVPMTEHEPTERQTDLFWRLDTAEQVGVLIDGEDYYRAFADLLLQARHQAWVLCWDVDSRMALIRPCDDAHVPCRLIDVLHDALNRNPDLHIYLLAWDYSMIYALEREWRPLFSLPQCAHPRLHVAFDNHHPLAASQHQKTLVIDDRTALVGGFDPSKWRWDSTAHAPGDPRRHDPSGDAYPPFHDVALAVSGAPAAHVATLARNRWALATGGKVAPVSIDPNAPTPWPTNLSLLVTQALIGIARTLPAHEEQEEAREVEAALLALIASARRFIYIENQYFTSHVIGQALIDRLTAAKGPEIVLVLPRAKDGWLERVTMDVLRARLIRRLQAADRHDRLRIYYPEIRGLAPQMLSLHSKLLIADDRHLNVGSANISNRSMGLDSELNLSLLGTDPASQAAIDTVRRRLLAEHLSTSIEVVAQTEQRTGSLIQTIDALNRPQVGDRWLEPLVITLDESLERQVPDAAVIDPERPLPPDELIDLFIESEYRRPLGKRALGMAVLIAGMLALALIWRFTPLQQFLDPRALLAHLHTLRAESWGPLAAFGLFVVASVAGMPITPLVIATGLIFGAWTGFGIAFIGAVLAAVLGFVIGQLLGAGTMRRLAGSKLDRISRRLARKGILTVFSLRLLPIAPFALINLVAGASRLKFRDFLIGSLAGLFPGTFALTFFSHQLLETIRHPSLATTGLLLLMAGVFVAIGWGLSYLLAQRNQASGS; this is translated from the coding sequence TTGATTTCATCTTCAAATTCAGTAGTTGTGCCCATGACCGAACACGAACCCACCGAGCGACAAACCGATCTGTTCTGGCGGCTTGATACGGCCGAGCAGGTCGGCGTCCTGATCGACGGCGAAGACTACTACCGGGCTTTTGCCGACTTGCTTTTGCAGGCTCGTCATCAGGCATGGGTTCTGTGCTGGGACGTTGATAGCCGCATGGCGCTGATCCGGCCCTGCGACGACGCGCACGTGCCTTGTCGTCTGATTGATGTGCTGCACGACGCACTCAACCGCAACCCCGATCTGCATATCTATCTGCTGGCCTGGGACTACTCGATGATTTACGCGCTTGAGCGTGAGTGGCGCCCCTTGTTCAGCCTGCCCCAGTGCGCGCACCCTCGGCTGCACGTGGCCTTCGATAACCATCATCCGTTGGCCGCTTCGCAGCACCAGAAGACGCTCGTCATCGATGATCGCACTGCGTTGGTTGGTGGATTCGATCCCTCCAAATGGCGGTGGGACAGTACGGCGCACGCACCGGGCGATCCGCGCCGACACGATCCGAGTGGCGATGCCTACCCGCCTTTCCATGATGTGGCACTGGCCGTCAGTGGCGCACCGGCGGCGCATGTCGCCACCCTTGCGCGCAACCGTTGGGCGCTGGCGACCGGCGGGAAGGTGGCACCGGTATCGATCGATCCGAATGCGCCCACGCCCTGGCCGACGAATTTGTCCTTGCTGGTCACCCAGGCGCTGATCGGTATTGCCCGCACCCTGCCGGCCCACGAAGAGCAGGAGGAAGCTCGTGAAGTAGAGGCCGCCTTGCTGGCCCTGATCGCGTCGGCTCGTCGGTTCATCTACATTGAGAATCAGTATTTCACCAGCCACGTCATCGGTCAGGCCTTGATCGATCGGCTGACCGCGGCGAAGGGCCCAGAGATTGTGCTGGTGCTGCCGCGCGCGAAAGATGGCTGGCTCGAGCGGGTTACGATGGATGTCCTGCGGGCCCGACTCATCCGCCGGCTACAGGCCGCCGACAGGCATGATCGGCTGCGGATTTACTATCCCGAGATTCGTGGATTGGCCCCGCAGATGCTCAGTCTGCACAGCAAGCTGCTGATTGCCGACGATCGTCACCTCAACGTCGGCTCGGCCAACATCTCCAACCGTTCGATGGGGCTCGACAGCGAACTCAACCTGTCGCTGCTCGGCACGGACCCGGCAAGTCAGGCCGCGATCGACACCGTTCGCCGACGTCTTCTGGCGGAACACCTGAGCACGTCGATCGAGGTTGTCGCACAGACAGAACAGCGCACCGGTTCGCTGATCCAAACCATCGATGCCCTCAACCGGCCGCAGGTTGGCGATCGCTGGCTCGAACCCCTGGTCATCACGCTGGATGAGTCTCTGGAGCGGCAGGTGCCCGATGCCGCCGTCATCGATCCCGAACGGCCGCTGCCGCCGGACGAGCTGATCGACCTGTTCATCGAGTCCGAATATCGCCGCCCACTGGGCAAGCGCGCACTCGGCATGGCCGTGCTTATCGCCGGTATGCTGGCGCTTGCGCTGATCTGGCGGTTCACGCCGTTGCAACAATTTCTGGATCCACGCGCGCTTCTGGCGCATCTTCACACGCTGCGCGCCGAAAGCTGGGGACCGCTGGCCGCCTTTGGCCTATTTGTGGTCGCGTCGGTCGCGGGTATGCCCATCACGCCGCTGGTGATCGCCACGGGGTTGATTTTTGGTGCCTGGACGGGGTTTGGTATTGCTTTTATCGGGGCGGTGCTGGCGGCCGTGCTGGGCTTTGTCATCGGTCAGTTGCTGGGCGCCGGGACCATGCGCCGACTGGCGGGTTCGAAGCTCGATCGCATCAGCCGACGCCTTGCCCGCAAAGGAATTCTCACTGTCTTCTCCCTGCGCCTGCTGCCGATCGCACCGTTCGCGCTGATCAATCTGGTCGCCGGTGCCTCGCGACTGAAATTCCGGGACTTTCTCATCGGCAGTCTGGCGGGACTGTTTCCGGGCACCTTTGCGCTGACCTTCTTTTCCCATCAACTCCTTGAAACGATCCGCCACCCCAGTCTGGCCACCACGGGGCTTTTGCTGTTAATGGCGGGTGTGTTTGTTGCGATCGGCTGGGGGCTCTCCTACCTGCTTGCGCAGCGCAATCAAGCCTCCGGTTCGTGA
- a CDS encoding endonuclease/exonuclease/phosphatase family protein, producing MILTVATWNIHAGIGRDRRLDLARIWRVIELIDADLIGLQEVVLTDLHDDLLIRWAQAAGYATHFVTTRAGPLPGSYFGNMLLSRLPLTEQPSLDLSVPGRERRQLLCAEVTHQSQRLAIWVAHLGLKRWERRYQVERIHAHAHAHRAGDHPTHRLLIGDFNEWWPGPGTLRSLHQSFRRLNTPASFPAHRPFMALDAIWLAGAIEFIRQDAIDHPLVRIASDHRPIRAQIVLADTSKLGSHA from the coding sequence GTGATACTTACGGTCGCCACCTGGAATATACACGCGGGGATCGGTCGTGATCGGCGCCTTGATCTGGCGCGCATCTGGCGGGTCATCGAACTGATCGATGCCGATCTGATCGGTCTGCAGGAAGTCGTGCTGACCGATTTGCACGACGATCTGCTGATCCGATGGGCGCAGGCAGCAGGCTATGCGACTCACTTTGTGACCACGCGTGCCGGCCCGCTGCCCGGCAGCTATTTTGGCAACATGTTGCTCAGCCGCCTGCCGCTGACCGAACAGCCTAGCCTTGACCTCTCCGTGCCCGGCCGCGAGCGCCGTCAATTACTGTGTGCCGAAGTGACGCATCAATCCCAACGATTGGCCATCTGGGTTGCGCATCTGGGATTGAAAAGATGGGAGCGCAGGTACCAGGTCGAACGCATCCATGCCCATGCCCACGCCCATCGCGCAGGAGATCACCCGACCCATCGTCTCCTGATCGGCGATTTCAATGAATGGTGGCCCGGCCCGGGCACCCTCAGGTCGCTGCATCAATCATTCCGCCGCTTGAACACACCGGCCAGCTTTCCGGCTCACCGTCCGTTCATGGCGCTCGACGCCATCTGGCTGGCCGGCGCGATCGAATTCATTCGTCAGGATGCCATCGATCACCCCCTGGTGCGTATCGCATCCGATCACCGCCCGATCCGCGCCCAGATCGTACTTGCCGACACAAGCAAGCTCGGCTCACATGCGTGA
- the cynS gene encoding cyanase: MMMTKEALTALILEKKAALSLTWEAIAAGMSLSPVFAVSACLGMNSLKEEPAQKLVTLLDLPAEAKTILMACPTKVWDKAIPTDPLIYRFYEVIGVYGPTIKSLIHEKFGDGIMSAIDFSMHIDKEENPAGDRVVVTMNGKFLPYKSW; encoded by the coding sequence ATTATGATGACCAAAGAAGCCTTGACCGCCCTGATTTTGGAAAAGAAAGCCGCTCTCTCACTGACTTGGGAAGCCATCGCAGCAGGCATGAGTCTGTCGCCCGTATTTGCCGTTTCGGCTTGTCTCGGCATGAACAGCCTTAAAGAAGAACCCGCACAGAAACTGGTGACGCTACTGGATCTGCCTGCCGAAGCCAAAACCATACTCATGGCTTGCCCGACCAAGGTCTGGGACAAAGCCATCCCGACCGATCCCTTGATTTATCGCTTTTATGAAGTGATCGGCGTGTATGGCCCGACCATCAAATCGCTGATCCACGAAAAATTCGGTGACGGCATCATGAGTGCCATCGATTTTTCCATGCACATCGACAAGGAAGAAAATCCGGCGGGCGACCGCGTCGTCGTCACCATGAACGGCAAATTCCTGCCCTACAAATCCTGGTGA